The sequence GATACAATACCGTGAAGTCCTCGACCGCCAACTCGGCGTCATGGATCTCGTCGCCATCACGCTGTGCCGTGACAATCGCATGCCGCTGCTGGTGCTCTCGATGGCCGAGCCACACGCCCTGCTGAGGGCCTGCAACGGCGAACCTCTGGGCACGCGGGTCGTCGAGGGATGAACGTCTTCAACTCTATAAATCCAATCAAGGAGAGATCAGGAACATGACCACAGTCGATTCGATCATCAAGGAAAGCACCGACAAGATGGTTCAGTCGATCGAGGTGCTGAAGAAGGAATTCTCGACGATGCGCACGTCGCGCGCGACGCCGTCGCTGCTCGACCGCATCACCGTCAATCATTACGGAACCGAGACGGCCCTGCATCACGTCGCTTCGATCTCCGCCCCTGATCCCAAAACGCTCGTGATCCAGCCCTGGGAGAAAAACCTTCTGGGCGAGATCGAAAAGGCGATTCAGAAGTCGGACCTCGGCCTGAACCCGCAGAACGACGGCCACGTCATCCGCCTGCCGATTCCCGCGCTGACCGAAGAGCGCCGCAACGACCTGGTCAAGACGTGCAAGAAGAAGGCCGAGGAGTTTCGGGTCGCCATCCGAAACGTCCGGCGCGACGCGAACGACGCGGTCAAGGCCCTCGAGAAGAAGAGCACGATCACGCAGGACGAGAGTAAGAAGGCCGTCGACCGCGTGCAGAAGATCACCGACGAGCATATCGAGAAACTGAACAAGGTGCTCGAAACCAAGGAAAAGGAGATCATGGGGAAGTAAGGTCATGTATCGCATCAGCGAAGACTGCGTCGAATGCGGCTCCTGCCTCGCCGTGTGCCCGATGAAAGCCATCAGGGAAGGCGAGCCGTTCGTCATCACCAGCAAATGCAATGACTGCGGCCGCTGCGCCGAAGTCTGCCCCGTTGAAGCCATACGACCCGCCGGGGCCGACGACTGAGACCGTTCCAGCCCTGCCCGGCAACCGCCCTGTCGGCGGCTGCCGGGCGCGACGTTCCCCTCCGATTCAACACATGACACAACCAGCAGCAATCGAGCGGCAGCAACAGCTCGAAGCCCTTCTGAAACAGATCCGGTCGTCCCCCGTCCCGGTTCCGGCCCATATCGGCATCATCATGGACGGCAACGGCAGATGGGCGAAGATGCGCGGCTACAGCCGCATTCGCGGTCACCAGACCGGCGCCAGGAACGTCAAGACGATCGTCCGGTTCGCCGACAAGCGGCTCGGCGTAAGACATATCAGTCTCTATGCGTTCTCGATCGAGAACTGGGCGCGGCCCAGTTTCGAAGTCTCCGCGCTCATGCGGCTGATCCGCGCCTACATCGTGCATGAGCGAAACGAACTCCACGCAGAGAACGTCCAGTTTCGGCTCGTCGGCAGACGCGAGGGACTCGCCCCAGAGATTCTCGAGGAGGCGAGGCAGTCGACCGAACTGATGTCGCGCAACACCGGCCTCACGCTGAATCTCTGCATCAACTACGGCGGCCGGGCCGAAATCGTTGACGCCGTCCGGCGGATCGTCGCGTCCGGCATCTCGCCGGAAAAGATCGACGAGAAGCTGATTTCGGGGAATCTCTACGCCCCCGACGTTCCCGATCCCGACCTGATCGTCCGGACGAGCGGCGAGATGAGACTGAGCAATTTTTTGCTCTGGCAGAGTGCATATAGCGAACTTTATATAACGGACGTCCTCTGGCCGGACTTCGACGAACTCGAGCTCGCGAAGGCCGTCGCCGCCTATCAGGGCCGCGAGCGCCGCTTCGGCAAGACCGGGGAGCAGATCGGCGGCAAGGGTTCGAAATGATCTCGAGGCTCCCGCTCATTTTTCTCGGCATTCCCCTCGTGTACGGCATTCTCGCGGCGGGCCCGTGGCCCCGTTGCGTTCTCTTTTCGATCATCGCGGCCGCCGGCCAGTGGGAGCTGTTCGGCATGTTCGGCCCGAAGACGCCGGAACCAAAATATATTTATGAATATACATCTGGGGCCGTCCTGCTCGCCGCGACCACCCTGTGGGGCGAACGCGGACTCCTGTTCGGCACGGGTCTGATCGCCGCCGGTCACGCGATGGCGACCGTCAGCCGCGGTCTCGACGGCAGAGGGTGGCAGCGATTCGCTCTCGGCCTCGCGGGAATGATGTATCTCCCGTTCTGCCTGGGTTTCTTCCAGTTGATCGCCGGCACTTCCGGGGCGACGGCCGTTTTCGCTCTCCTGATCGTCGTCTGGGCCCTCGACATCGGCGCCTATCTGTTCGGCCTGTCGCTCCGCCGGTTCTGGGACGCCCGCCTGGCCCCCAACATCAGCCCGAACAAGACCGTCGTCGGCGCGGTCGGCGGGACTCTGGCCTGTCTCGCAGCGGTCTGGCTGCTCGACCGGCACGGCTGGTTGCCGGTTCCCGAGGAGCGGCTCTGGGCGTTCGGCCTGACCGCGGCGCTGCTCGGCCAGGCGGCCGACCTGTTCGAGTCGGTCCTGAAGCGGGAGGCGGGCGTCAAGGATTCGAGCACCCTGCTCGGCGCTCACGGCGGCATGCTCGACCGCATCGACAGCGTTCTGTTCCTGGGCCCTCTGGCCTACGTATTTCTGATCGCCTGACCGGCGGTCTCGCAAAGGTTGTCACATGATCATCTCTGCCATTCTCGTCACTCTCAAAACGATCTTTTCCATCTGCTTTGTCCTCGGAAGCATCGCCCTCGTCCATGAACTCGGCCATTACCTGACCGCGAAACTCACCGGCATCTGGGTTCTCGAGTTCGCGATCGGGTTCGGAAACCGGCTTCTGAAAATCAAGTGGGGGGAGACGATCTACTCGATCCGCCCCTTCCCTCTCGGCGGTTTCGTCCGGCTCGCCGGCATGGACACCGAGGAGGAAGAGGAAAAGAAAGAGGAAGAACAGGCCGAAGCCACGGAGGGCGCCGAACCTGCGCCGAAAGCCGATGAACCGCCGGAAGATCCCGATGATAAGCTTCCCCAGCTCGCCCCTGACGACCCGCGCGGGTATCCGAGCAAGCCCCGGTGGGCCAAAGTGCTCGTTCTCTCGGCGGGTTCGATCATGAACATGGTCTGGGCCGTCGTGCTGTTCGTCGTCATCTACGCCGTTTCGGGCGGTCCCCTCACCAACATCATGGTCATGGACGCCCTCAAGGACCAGCCGGCCTACCAGGCTGGGGTGCGGGCCGGCGATACGATCACCGCGATCGACGGCGTCGTGCTCGAGGACTGGAGCGAGGGCGTGAAGATGATCCAGGCGGCGGGCGGACGGCAACTCGTGCTCGACATCGCTCGCGACCACCCCACCCCGCGCGGCGCGTTCGGCGGCGGCGTGCTTTCAGGCGACTACGCCGTGAACCGCGGCTCGTACGAGGTTCATCGCCGCGAACTCCTGAAAGTCACCGTCGTTCCGACGGGCGTTTCGGGAAGCGGTCGCATCGGGATCAGCCTCGCCCCGAACAACTTCGATTTCCGCGTCCTCTCGTTCGGAAAGGCCTGCCAGCGCGGTTTCGACGCCGCCGTCGGCCTGACGATGCAGACGGTGAACGGCCTCTACAAGATGGTCGTTCGCGAGACCCAGGCGGACGTCGCCGGGCCGGTCAAAATCATGCAGATGATCAAAGAGCAGGCGCACAAGGGCATCTTCGAGCTTCTCTACCTGACGGCAATGCTGTCGATCAACATCGGCCTTATCAATCTGTTGCCCCTGCCGGTGCTGGACGGCGGCCGCATCGTGTTCGTTCTGCTCGAAGCCGTCTTCGCCGTGCTCCGGATGCTGACCGGCATCAATCTCGCGATCACCCCGAAGGTCGAGGAGAACATTCATTTCGTCGGACTCCTGTTCCTGCTGACCGTGCTGTTGCTGGTCACCTACCAGGATATCCGCAGCTTCTTCTGAAGCCGCCGGGGGCGCGGCATCCCCAGCCCCATCGAAGCATGAGTGACCAATCGGAAGCCTCTGGAACGATCGGCCCGTCGCCGATGTTCGTCGTCCTGCTCCGGATTCTCGTTTTTTCGTTCCTGGGGTTTGCCGCCGTCATCTCGTGGTTCATCGCGCGACAGCATCAGGACCTGAACATCTTTACCTGGACTCTGCTGTGCGTCCTGACGATCTGGTTCGGCTTCCAGGGATGGCTTCAGGGAGCGATCTCCGCCGTTCTCGGATGGTTCAGGCTCGCTGCCTCGATCGCCGCCGGATATTTCTTTGGAACTATCGCCGGCTCTGCCGCCGGTTTGAGCGGATTTGCCGCCACGGTCGGCGGTTTCTATCTCTGCGCGATCGGCGTCTACGTCGTCATCGGCCTGCTCGGCCGCCTGGCGATCGATCCGAAACGCTCCCCCGGCATGCTCGACGCCGCCGCCGGGCTCTTTCTCGGCGCCGCCGAAGGGTTCGTCCTGTTCGCTCTCGTCTCCTGGCCGCTTTCCCTGTATCAGCCCGTCTGGAACACCTCACCGGTCTCCCTGGCCGGGAACGTATCGCAGAAAGTTTCGGGTGTCGTCTCTCCCTTCGTTCCCGCGCAGGCTTCCGGCGTCGTGGAGCTGGTCGCCCTCGCCCGGGATGCAAAGTCCGGAATCGACCCTGAAAAAGTCGATCAGGAACGTCTCGCCACGCTCTTCGCCCCCGTCCGGTCGCACCCGAAAGTCCAGGCTCTCTCGAACGACGCCGAGCTCCGAACGCTCATTCAACAGAAAAACGCCGCCGCCCTGATGAAACACCCGAAAGTCCTCGATCTGCTGAACGACAAGGATGTCCAGTCACTCGCTGCGGGAATCGACCTCCACGAGGTGGCCTCGGTTCTGCGCGCAGGCCTGCGCGCAGAACCGAGGAAGTATGAAGAGTGAAGTTTGAAAAGAAAACACAACGGAAGACCGGAAGGCAGGAAAGCATGAGGAGTGAAGTGCCGGAGAGGAGTTTTGAGTTTACGCAGCGAATCGTGGCGTTGTGCTGTTCGCTGCAGAAGCGGCATGGGACTTCGAATACTCTTGCAAAGCAACTGCTGTAGGCCGGGACATCGATCGGAGCGAACATCGAAGAGGGACAATCCAGCCAGAGCGAGGTCGATTTCATCAGCACATACGCCATCGCCTGCAAGGAAACCTGAGAAACTCGCTGCTGACTCCGCCTCCTCCACGCCAGCGACCTCGCCGACTCATCAACCTTCGCCCCCCTCCTCGACGAATCAAACCAACTGATATCTATTCTTACCACTATTATCAAAAAACATCGCTCCAACTCCTCATCCTGACTCCCTTTCCTTTCCCTTTTCCCTTCTTTCTTTTCAAACTTCAAACTTCCCCAACAGCAAAAAAGCGCCGCGATCTGGAATGATCGCGGCGCTTTTTTTTGCTGTTGGGGTTAGTCCCAGCGGGTGTTCAATCCAAACGTCACCCCGAAGTCATGTCCGTATCCGAACTCGCTCTGGAGGGACATCGGGAAGCCGAGGCTCGCCTGCCAGCCCTCGTTGAACACAGACATGCCCAGGATGAGATCGATGTTCGGGCCATCGGGGCCGTTGTCCATCTCCCAGGATTCGCCATCGATTTCGCCGATCAGAGAGAAGTGCTGGTTTACGCGGTAATCGACGCCGCCGCGATACATGTATTTCGAGATGCTGTCTTCCGCGTCGTTGGCGATGCCGAGGTTCACGTGGCTCGCCCAGCGGTCGCTGATGCGGCCCGAGTATGCGCCGCCGAACTCCACCCAGCTGCCGCGCGTCGCATTGGCGGGACCGATCTTGACGCCGACGCGTGATTTGCCGGAAAGATTGATCAGAGGCTGGTGATAATTGTCGGAGGAGAACTTGCCGGCGACATGCAGCAGAACCGCATGGTTGCCTTCGTAATTTTTCCAGATCTGGTATCCGAGCTTCAATTCCGGATCATGAATGCCCGAGAGGTCGACGGTGGGGAATCCGCCGCCGGTCCGGGTGACTTCCCAGGACTGGAACGGTACGGTGACGCCGGCCATCAGTTTCCTGCCGGTATACATCAGGCTGACGGGCATGACCCACTGGCGACCGTCGATGATGTTGTCCTTGCCGTTGAGATATTTATATTTGTCGTAGCGGAATCCGAACCCGAAGTGCCAGGTCTTGTAATAGGGAATCAGGGCGCTTTCGGTTTCGATCAGGCCGTGATATCCGCGCAAATTCAGGAAATAGGGGGAGAAGTCGGTGGGCTTGAGCTCGTCCGGAATCCGGTATTTTTCTTCGCGGTAGAGCGTGGTGGCGGTGTCGGGTCCGGCCTGCGGGGCTGCCATGATGGGAGCCGGAGGAATTGCACCGGTGCTCATGTAGGGCGGCGGAGGGGGAGGCTCCATCCCCTGGGGAGTGGCCGCCACGGGGGGGGCCGGAGGCATCATCGCGGTCGGAGGAGCCGAGAACGACGGCGGCGGCGGGGCCATGGGCGGCGGTTCGTAGGCAGGAACGGCGGCCTGGCCACCCGCATCGAACGACTGGGCAGCGGCCATCTGGGCCGGTGGTTCCATTCCGGGGATGCTCAGGCTCATGCCTGCTTCGAGGCGGTTGGGATTGATCTGCGGGTTCGCCCCGGCGATTTCGCGCCAGCGCTTGCTCGAACCAAGCAGTTTCTTCGCGATCTTTCCGAGCGTGTCGCCCTTCTGGACGACGTAGGTTCCGCCGCTCTGGCCGTAATAGCTGGCATCGGCATCGAACCCGGCGGTTCTGCCAGCCGGCTTCGCCTGCGCGACGGCGGGAGCGTTGGCGGCGGCTCTCTTCGGCGTGCTCACGGGCGGTGCGACATCAGGCTCGGGCTCGACGGCTTCATACTCCTGCGCCGCCGCAGAGGCCCGCACAGGGGCGCGCACCACCGGAGCGGCCGCGACGGCGGGCCTGGCAACAGCAACCTGCGTTGGTGCAGCCGCAGCGGGTGCCATCCGGGCCGGAGCGGTACGCGAAACGTTGACGGCGCCGGCGGCGACGGGCAGAAGCAGACGCTGACCGACCACCAGGGAGTTCGGGTCGGCGATCCGGTTGAAGGCCATCAGTTCCTGCCAGCGATTGGCGTTCCCGAGGAGCTTCTGCGCAATTGCGGGAGCGGTGTCGCCCGCCTGGACCACGTATCCGCCAGCTTCATAGCCACGTGCCGTCGCGGGAGCGGCATTCTGGGCCGCACCGGCGGCAGCCGCGACGCGAACCGATGCGGCCGTGTTCTGGACGCGGCTCCTGGCCTTGTTCACCATGGCCGCGGGCGGCTCGATCGGCGCGCGCACGTCGCCGGCCTCCAGCGGCATGGCGACCACCTTCGGCGGCGCCTGGAGCAGCCCGCCCATACCGGGCAAGGCGACGCCGTCGGCCTGTCCGGCCTCGTCGCTCAACGCGACAGGGTATTCCTGCGCGGCGACGGGGACGGGCATGACTGCGGCGCCCACCGATAACAGCAGGGCGAGCAGCGGGTCCCTGGCCCGCATCGGTCTATAGAATCGCATTGATAACCTCCGTGATTCCAGAGATGGAAGGTTCAGACTTTCCAGTATTTTCGAAAGTTCGCTTTGAGCAGTTTTGCGTAGGCATACCAATCGGAATAAGAAATGATTTCTTCCTTCTTCCCCTTATCGACAGGCAGAAGCCGATTATTGATAAGCAATTGTGCGTGATTTGCGAAAGCGGTCGCCTGCGCCCTTCCGGGGGCGCCGCCTTCGAGGACGGTCACGATTTTTCCCTTGCACAGTTGTCTGGCCGTCCCGAACACTTCGCGAAACAACGCCAACAGCCCATGCTGGCTGACCAGAAGGTGTGTCCCGCCCTCCTCGGCCAGGATGTTCGTCCCCCACGGGACAATGAGGAATTCGGGCTCATACTGTTTCAGCATCGGGACGATCATTTCGCGCCAGCAGACGAGGTATTCCCGGTCGCCGTATCCGGAGGGCAGAGGAATGTTCACGTTGTAGCCGCTGGCCGGCTGCTTGCCGGTCTCGGAGTAATGTCCCGTTCCGGTTCTGCCGGGGTATTCGTGCAGGGAAACGGTCAGCACGTCGCGCCGTTCCCAGAAAATTTCCTGCGTTCCGACGCCGTGGTCGGCATCGAGATCGACGATGGCGATGCGCTTGAGGCCGAACTTCTTCGAGAGGTAGTGAGCGCCGGCCGCCGCATAGTTCAGGAGGCTTCCGAAGCCGAATTTTTTGTATCCGGCATGATGGCCTGGCATCGCGGTGAGGCACGCCGCATTCGGGATCTTGCCGTCCATGATCAGATCGATCGCATCGAGAACGCCGCCGGCCCCGAAGCGGGCGACCTCGAAGGATTTTTCCATGACCGGCGTGTCCTGGTCGAGCGAGCCGACGCCGTGGGTGCAGCGCTTGTGCAGCAGCTCGAGATACTCGGGGTCGTGGATTTCGCGAAGCCGTTTCATCGTCGCGATATCGGCTTCATGGATCTGGTCGGGCCACATGCCGGCGTTGACCAACTCCTCGATGATCAGCTGGAGCCTGGTCCCTTCCGGGCCAGTCACAAGCGGATCATGGAGCAGGAGGTCGGGGCTGTACATGATGACCCCACCCTGGCTTTCGGATTCCATCGTCAGGCGCGCGAGATGCGCTCCCCCCTTTCTCGGCGGATGCCTTCCCGCCTATACATCGGCAGAAGGGCGTCGAATATCCACCGAAACGGAGGAACGCCGACTGGGCATGACCGGTCGGCTCAGGGAACCGGGGGAAGAACGTTTCTCAGCAGCCGCGAGGCGTCAGGAACCTCAGCGGTTGCCGCTTTCGGCTTTGCGCACCGCCATCCAGGCGTCGAGGGCGGCGGTGTAGTCGCGGAGGGCATTTTCCTTGGCTGCCGAGGACGCGGCGGGGTCCTGGACGGTGCTCACATACGTTCGGTAGGCCGTTTCGTAGCGCATCCTGGCCTGCTCGGCGGGCGACGCCGCCAGGGAGGCGGCACTCACGCCCGCGGAAACGGAAGCAGGAGTGGCGGATGCCACTGCAGGCGGGGGTTGGGCGGCGAGAGCCGTGTAGGCCATCACGCCGGCTTTTTTCACGAGCCTGCTGCCGATCCATTTTCCGATCTTGCCGCCGATGATGTCGCCGCCGATCGCGCCCACGAGGGGAAGGGCGATGGGGCCGCACCCGGCGAAGAGCGCCGTGCCGACGGCAATCCCGACGGCTTTTCCGATGATGCTGCCGACCGCGTCGGAGGCGCCCTCGACGGCGAGTTTTTTCTTGTCGAGCCCCTTCCATATCTCGGAAAGGGTCGCCGGCCGGTTCGTCAGGCGGGCTTCGATATACCCGGCGGCCAGCGGCTTGACATAGGCCTTCGTCATCGACGAGGCGATTTCGGCGCCGATGAGCCCACCCACGGCTGCTCCGGCCGGCCCGCCGACCGTCAGGCCGATGACGGCCCCGAGGGCCATTCCGGCGAATCCGGTGATCCTGCCCGCGATGCCGCCGGCGGCGCTGGCCCCGATGTTGGTTTTCACCCAGACGGGGTCTTTCACCTGCTCGATCTTCTGTTCGACCTTCTGCGCCGCTTTGGCTTTCAGGCGCGAGAACAGTCCCTCGCCGGCCTCGGCAACGGCCGCGCCGCCGATCAGGGCCCCGATCAGCCACAGGCAGAGGATCGCACGCCAGGCGGTTTTCTTCGTGATATTCATCCTTGGCCACCTTATCAGCACAGAACCGAACCGTCGCATTCCGATAAAGGTATTGATTCCAGAATGCGAAAGGCCGGTTTCGCCTTCCCGTTCGTGCTGAGCCTGTCGAAGCACGAGAGGCTCCCACCTTTCAACAAGTTCAGGGTGAACGGGATGTCAGCTTTCAGCAGGTCCTATTTATTGTACTGATAAATCCCCCACCCCGCCAATCATCCGAGTCGCATCTTTCGGGACCGGGAGATGGGTCCGGGATCGATGTCTTCCCTGGGGGGGCTTGAAGCATGCGTTCAGATGGTCGTCCAGATGGCATCTCACTCGTGATACATTCATACGGACAACAGGTGAAAGGACCGTACCATGAGGAAATTGAGAGAGATTCGGAAAATCGTGAGCGGGAGCAGGCAGGAGGACGGGGCTGGCGTGAAACTCGTTCGCGTCATCGGGCATGCCGACGTGAAGGAGTTCGACCCGTTTCTGATGCTGGATGCCTTCGACTCGCGGAACCCAGACGATTACGTGCGGGGGTTCCCCTGGCATCCGCATCGCGGGATCGAGACGGTGACATATCTTATATCAGGAAATATAGAACACGGCGACAGTCTCGGCAACAAGGGGGTCATCACCGACGGGAGCTGCCAGTGGATGACGGCGGGAAGCGGCATCATCCACCAGGAGATGCCCCAGGCGTCGGAGCGGATGCTCGGGCTTCAGCTCTGGGTGAACCTGCCGCGGAAGGACAAGATGGCGGAGCCGCAGTATCGCGACATCACCGCGACCAGCATTCCGAAACTCCGCGACGGGGACGCCGCCGTCGCCGTCATGTCGGGCCGGTACGGCGACGCCGAGGGACCGACGCAGGGAGATTACGTGAAGGTGCTCGCCCTCGACGTCGATCTGAAGCCTGGCGCGTCCTGGCGCCTCGAGACGGACCCGGAATCCACCGTTTTCGTGTATCTGTTCGAAGGGTCCGGAGCTTTCGGAAACGATCCGACGACGATCGAAAGCCACCGGGCCGTTCTGTTCGGCGAGGGTGAAGAACTGGCCGTCGCCGCGGGACCGGCGGGCCTGCGCTTCATGCTGTTCGCAGGCCGACCTTTGCGCGAGCCGGTGGCCTGGGGCGGCCCGATCGTGATGAACACCCGCGAAGAACTCCGACAGGCCTTCGCCGAGATCGACAACAACACGTTCATCCGCCACCCTCGCTGATCTTG comes from Candidatus Ozemobacteraceae bacterium and encodes:
- a CDS encoding histone deacetylase; protein product: MYSPDLLLHDPLVTGPEGTRLQLIIEELVNAGMWPDQIHEADIATMKRLREIHDPEYLELLHKRCTHGVGSLDQDTPVMEKSFEVARFGAGGVLDAIDLIMDGKIPNAACLTAMPGHHAGYKKFGFGSLLNYAAAGAHYLSKKFGLKRIAIVDLDADHGVGTQEIFWERRDVLTVSLHEYPGRTGTGHYSETGKQPASGYNVNIPLPSGYGDREYLVCWREMIVPMLKQYEPEFLIVPWGTNILAEEGGTHLLVSQHGLLALFREVFGTARQLCKGKIVTVLEGGAPGRAQATAFANHAQLLINNRLLPVDKGKKEEIISYSDWYAYAKLLKANFRKYWKV
- a CDS encoding LysM domain-containing protein — its product is MRFYRPMRARDPLLALLLSVGAAVMPVPVAAQEYPVALSDEAGQADGVALPGMGGLLQAPPKVVAMPLEAGDVRAPIEPPAAMVNKARSRVQNTAASVRVAAAAGAAQNAAPATARGYEAGGYVVQAGDTAPAIAQKLLGNANRWQELMAFNRIADPNSLVVGQRLLLPVAAGAVNVSRTAPARMAPAAAAPTQVAVARPAVAAAPVVRAPVRASAAAQEYEAVEPEPDVAPPVSTPKRAAANAPAVAQAKPAGRTAGFDADASYYGQSGGTYVVQKGDTLGKIAKKLLGSSKRWREIAGANPQINPNRLEAGMSLSIPGMEPPAQMAAAQSFDAGGQAAVPAYEPPPMAPPPPSFSAPPTAMMPPAPPVAATPQGMEPPPPPPYMSTGAIPPAPIMAAPQAGPDTATTLYREEKYRIPDELKPTDFSPYFLNLRGYHGLIETESALIPYYKTWHFGFGFRYDKYKYLNGKDNIIDGRQWVMPVSLMYTGRKLMAGVTVPFQSWEVTRTGGGFPTVDLSGIHDPELKLGYQIWKNYEGNHAVLLHVAGKFSSDNYHQPLINLSGKSRVGVKIGPANATRGSWVEFGGAYSGRISDRWASHVNLGIANDAEDSISKYMYRGGVDYRVNQHFSLIGEIDGESWEMDNGPDGPNIDLILGMSVFNEGWQASLGFPMSLQSEFGYGHDFGVTFGLNTRWD
- a CDS encoding 4Fe-4S binding protein is translated as MYRISEDCVECGSCLAVCPMKAIREGEPFVITSKCNDCGRCAEVCPVEAIRPAGADD
- a CDS encoding phosphatidate cytidylyltransferase, producing the protein MISRLPLIFLGIPLVYGILAAGPWPRCVLFSIIAAAGQWELFGMFGPKTPEPKYIYEYTSGAVLLAATTLWGERGLLFGTGLIAAGHAMATVSRGLDGRGWQRFALGLAGMMYLPFCLGFFQLIAGTSGATAVFALLIVVWALDIGAYLFGLSLRRFWDARLAPNISPNKTVVGAVGGTLACLAAVWLLDRHGWLPVPEERLWAFGLTAALLGQAADLFESVLKREAGVKDSSTLLGAHGGMLDRIDSVLFLGPLAYVFLIA
- a CDS encoding CvpA family protein — protein: MSDQSEASGTIGPSPMFVVLLRILVFSFLGFAAVISWFIARQHQDLNIFTWTLLCVLTIWFGFQGWLQGAISAVLGWFRLAASIAAGYFFGTIAGSAAGLSGFAATVGGFYLCAIGVYVVIGLLGRLAIDPKRSPGMLDAAAGLFLGAAEGFVLFALVSWPLSLYQPVWNTSPVSLAGNVSQKVSGVVSPFVPAQASGVVELVALARDAKSGIDPEKVDQERLATLFAPVRSHPKVQALSNDAELRTLIQQKNAAALMKHPKVLDLLNDKDVQSLAAGIDLHEVASVLRAGLRAEPRKYEE
- a CDS encoding M50 family metallopeptidase, with the protein product MIISAILVTLKTIFSICFVLGSIALVHELGHYLTAKLTGIWVLEFAIGFGNRLLKIKWGETIYSIRPFPLGGFVRLAGMDTEEEEEKKEEEQAEATEGAEPAPKADEPPEDPDDKLPQLAPDDPRGYPSKPRWAKVLVLSAGSIMNMVWAVVLFVVIYAVSGGPLTNIMVMDALKDQPAYQAGVRAGDTITAIDGVVLEDWSEGVKMIQAAGGRQLVLDIARDHPTPRGAFGGGVLSGDYAVNRGSYEVHRRELLKVTVVPTGVSGSGRIGISLAPNNFDFRVLSFGKACQRGFDAAVGLTMQTVNGLYKMVVRETQADVAGPVKIMQMIKEQAHKGIFELLYLTAMLSINIGLINLLPLPVLDGGRIVFVLLEAVFAVLRMLTGINLAITPKVEENIHFVGLLFLLTVLLLVTYQDIRSFF
- the uppS gene encoding polyprenyl diphosphate synthase, translated to MTQPAAIERQQQLEALLKQIRSSPVPVPAHIGIIMDGNGRWAKMRGYSRIRGHQTGARNVKTIVRFADKRLGVRHISLYAFSIENWARPSFEVSALMRLIRAYIVHERNELHAENVQFRLVGRREGLAPEILEEARQSTELMSRNTGLTLNLCINYGGRAEIVDAVRRIVASGISPEKIDEKLISGNLYAPDVPDPDLIVRTSGEMRLSNFLLWQSAYSELYITDVLWPDFDELELAKAVAAYQGRERRFGKTGEQIGGKGSK
- the frr gene encoding ribosome recycling factor; this encodes MTTVDSIIKESTDKMVQSIEVLKKEFSTMRTSRATPSLLDRITVNHYGTETALHHVASISAPDPKTLVIQPWEKNLLGEIEKAIQKSDLGLNPQNDGHVIRLPIPALTEERRNDLVKTCKKKAEEFRVAIRNVRRDANDAVKALEKKSTITQDESKKAVDRVQKITDEHIEKLNKVLETKEKEIMGK
- a CDS encoding pirin family protein, coding for MRKLREIRKIVSGSRQEDGAGVKLVRVIGHADVKEFDPFLMLDAFDSRNPDDYVRGFPWHPHRGIETVTYLISGNIEHGDSLGNKGVITDGSCQWMTAGSGIIHQEMPQASERMLGLQLWVNLPRKDKMAEPQYRDITATSIPKLRDGDAAVAVMSGRYGDAEGPTQGDYVKVLALDVDLKPGASWRLETDPESTVFVYLFEGSGAFGNDPTTIESHRAVLFGEGEELAVAAGPAGLRFMLFAGRPLREPVAWGGPIVMNTREELRQAFAEIDNNTFIRHPR